ACGGCTTACCGGCTAAGCGGATTTGCTGCCCGTGTGAGATTCCCTGTAAATTAATGGTTTGATGACTGAAATCAGTATCAGCAGTATCCAACAACAGATAAGCCTCTTCCGAAATGAGGAGATCATTGTTCAGCTCTTTGGTTTTAGCCTGCAGCCTTGCCGCTATATTTACCGGCAAGCCCATCACCGATAAATTACTGGCGCCATCAAGGCCAAACTCGCCAACCAATACCTTACCCGTATGCATCCCCACTCCTATCTCCAGCGGACCGCCATAAAATGGCTCGGCATAAGCCTCGTTAAACATATTGATGGTTTGAAACATGGCTTTGGTGGCCTGGTAAGCATTATTAGCAGCCTCGCGGATGCCGGTTTGCAAACCGAAAACGGCATACAGGTTATCGCCGGCTATTTCAACCACCTTGCCCTGAAAGTTTTTGATGATCTGGTTAAAGGCAGTAAATAAGCGGCGCACCACGTTAATCACTACCTGGCCCGGTTGCGATTCCATCAGCCCGGTAAAATTGCGGATATCAAGGAATAAAATCGCCAACTCTTTTTCTTCGTCGGCAGCGGTATTTATATTGATGGTGCAGGCACCGTTTAATATCAAGTCTAAGTTTTTCATCAGCGTATATTTTATGGTATACTAACTCAGACGCGAAGCTCACGAAAACATTTTAAATAAAATTTAAATTACCTGCTTGTGATAAATGGATGACCTGATTTAGAGTTTGATATGACACTGTAATTTTAGGATGACACAATATGAAAAAATACGGGCATTGCAGGATTGATTAACAACTCCTGTACAATGCCCGTTCATTAAATA
The sequence above is a segment of the Mucilaginibacter celer genome. Coding sequences within it:
- a CDS encoding adenylate/guanylate cyclase domain-containing protein — its product is MKNLDLILNGACTININTAADEEKELAILFLDIRNFTGLMESQPGQVVINVVRRLFTAFNQIIKNFQGKVVEIAGDNLYAVFGLQTGIREAANNAYQATKAMFQTINMFNEAYAEPFYGGPLEIGVGMHTGKVLVGEFGLDGASNLSVMGLPVNIAARLQAKTKELNNDLLISEEAYLLLDTADTDFSHQTINLQGISHGQQIRLAGKPYLTTHYLNAPTQSFDYLLAISG